TAGACCAGAAGGGCTGGGGAGAAGTATAACTAGGAGATAGAACATTTCCTGGGggattttaaatataagtaatctatatttaaaatatcatgatTTTAGCAAGTAATGGGGGGGGCTGAACAAAAATCACATCCTAATTTAACTATACTGAACGAATTAGAAATGACACTTCCCAGATTTTtctttacaagtttttttttaatgcaagaatTCTACCCTTCTCTTGTTGATGTCATTAATCCCTGGTAATacctataatgaaaataaatgaaaaattattgagACCTTCCAAGATTCTTGGTGATGAATGATATTTTCTTCATAAGGGAAATTTATGggccacattaaaaaattttgttttctagggGTAGGAATATAATGAATGAAGGTATAGTATCCAAGTACGCTGGCGCGGATGACCCTgaggtttattctttttcttactgcATCAATTCGAAATAGAAATCAGTTTTCCTGCATTCCTTGTTCTGCATACCACTGGTGTATCACGATCATTCCATCCTGTTTCCCAGGAATATCCCATTCCATCTGCACCATTTCCAGAAACCTGTCCCCTTGAAGgggcttaaaaagaaaaccaaaatacttCTTTGGAAGACTTTATGTAATCCTGAAAATGaccctccacaccccctccaaACAAAAAGAGACACTTAGTAGCCAAACGAGGATCCACAAGCGGATCCTGACACACACGTGTCACAGGTCCCCAGTGCTCTCCACAGAGCCAGCAACAGGACTGGCTTTACTTCTGACCACTTTAGCAACCCTCTAAGTTTAGGTGCAAGTAAGAGAATCTACAGCAGTCTGAGCACAATGCTGTTCAGTAATGCTTTAATGCCATTTGAAATCACGGTTGCTAAAATTAAACTGACACTTGGCAGAAATTACCGTAACACTTTCTATCATGGCGTCATGAAAGGCAGAAAGTGTCTGCGTGGCACAGGCTGGTGATCAGAACAGAGCAGTGCACTCCAGGAGGGACCAACATGGGAGGCCACGTGGAGAAAGTCTGAGGGGGAGGTTAAATTAGAGACCCACAGTCTCCAAAATCCCTTTGGAGAGACCAGAAGTCGTAGCTCAAGTTCAAAGTCTgaacttctctctgccttcctgtcatGTTTTAAttagagcagggaggaggaactCAGCTGTCcggcaacaaaaaaaaaagcaggctctGTTGTGTCATCTGCCCAAGtgggttttctccctctcctccccaccaaccTCAGGATCAAGGTGAACTTGTGCACTGGCAGGGGTGCTTTTAAGGCAACGGAAAGGCACCGTTTTCCCCCTGGGGCCCACACTACTGCCTCTGTTCTGGCAGCATCTTGTTCTAACCTAAAGCACATGTCAGTTTCCTCACTACACAGCTCAGGAGTCCACTGCAGCGAAAGGGTTAAGCAAATTCCTTGCAACAAGACAAGGAAAGACTCCTGGAGCTGTGCAGGTGCAGAATTATAGCCTGCCAGAGCTCATCATGCCCGATTCCCCAGCCCCTGCACCGGGTATCAGAGATAGCAATGCTAGGCTTTTCTTGTtttccagcttaaaaaaaaaaaaaagaaagaaaaagaaaatgaaacaaattttctGTTCTCTCAGCACAGTACAatgcacacagtagatgctctcaaaaaaaaaaaaaaaaattgttgagtgGTCAACACGGTGTTCGAAGATTTCATCAGGATTTTCTCCCACCCTGCAACTCCCAGCGTGACTTGAGGCTTCCTAGCCCCCACAGGGCTGGCTCAGGGTGATGGGCCAATGCAACAGTCAAAGGGCTGTGTCTCCTGGTGGGAGTCAGGCCAAAGCTCGGCACCATAATGGAGTCACCTTATTCAGCGCAAATTCACAGAGTTCAGGATTCCATAAATAATGAAGTCATTCGACATAAGAAAACTGGTGGCCAGgcaaaatgaaaaggagagaaaatttcttttctgagCCAAGAAAGGGAAAGGCCAAGCAAGGTATGTAAGACATATGCAGCgaacactttgttctttttttttttatttagtcacAACACATCAGTACAACAGAGGCCAAACCCAGTTCAGTGGAGGTCGTTTACATTATACCTGCTAAAAGAATAAAGCTGTAAAATGATGCTTTTCTAGCCTGAACCAAATTAAATCAAAAGAAGGCCGGAAAGCCCCTTGAATATCTCAACAACCACATGTCCATGCAccgaaaaggaaaacacaacacTAACATTTCCAGTTAAAAGAAAACCTAGCAGTTCTGGGAAGAAGTAGGTTATGCATTTAACGGTTTCCACTGGACTGTTCCATTGACCGCTTGCACCCCGAGATCACTTATCCATGTTAACACTTATGAATTTGAGATCCATGAGACTGGAACTTCATTGCATTGCTTGGGGCTGGTGAATGCAGGCATATTCTACGCAATCACCTTCCGTCTCCTCCCCACCAACTCCAAATGAGGATCTGGCCTACAAGTGGCTCTCTCCTCCCTAAGCCAGAACAGCCAAACCCTGGCAGATGTCACCAGTTGGTAATATGGATTCAGGGCCCCTGATGGTGTATACACTCACCTGACTGCCACAGGAGGCAGAGAATGAACTCATCTTCTTTCTTGGATAAAGCTGATCATCTGATTTGTCAACGCTTtgttcagaaatataaaattcaacatagatccttcccccgcccccgcaaaggaatattattcataCAACACCTTAATtgtcaaaatattaacaaatagcATCATGTTAACATTGAACTTAGTGGTTtggaaaattaattctaaaaacaGACTTCAACtatacaagaagaaaaacagaccGAAATACTAAATGTTAAAATTCCCCAAACTTTGAGGCAAAAACGGGATCATTCTGAGACAGAGAGGTTTACAAAATAATGAGGCATAGAACAAACCTATTACCAAGTGTTGGTTTATACTCACTATTTCAATTTACTGTTTGGAACAAAATTTAACAACTAGTTTTGTAAAAACTGCTAATACatgacatgataaaaaaaatttaaaaaagaaaaagtaaaccaaCAAACCTTTAGTCTTTCAACAAAATTTATCTGAAAGTGTACCTTTTTCCTTTCTACTGTTACTGACGACTTTAAGGTGATGTTGGCAACAGCCCAGCTCAGCTGGGATTTTAAGTGTTCCCCTCCCTCATTTTATAGCATCAGTTCTTTAAAAAGCTCCGATCTCCGTTCCCCAAGGTCTATAGGGCTTGCCAAGGTTTGCTGCCTGCGTGGGTGCCGAAGGGCTCAGTGCATTGGGAGACAGTAAGTGAAAGGAAccaaaggagaaggggaaggccGACAGGGAAGCCACCGAGGAGAGCAGGGGCGGCGAGAGTTTGGAGGCGGTGGTGACCACAGGGAGCACCGGTCCGAGGCCGCCACTAGGGGGCGCCCGCAAAGCGGGCGCCTCCGGATGCGCCGAAGCCAACCTGCCCTGGTGGTGTGGTTCCGTGGGCGAGGCCGTGGTGCCAGTGTTCCCGTGGCCGTTCTGGGGCAGCAGCAGGGGGTGCGCGACGTGCGGGTGATGTCCGAAGGCGCTCCCCCAGGGAATGTGTCCAAGGCCTGCGTGGGCGCCGCTGGCCGCTTCCCGCTGGGAGGCGTAGTTGTTAAGATGTGAGACCAGTCGAACTCGAAGCGGGTCAGAGGCATCTAGTCCTTCAATGATGCTCAGATAACGGGCAACTTCTGCCAGACACTCCCGAAACCCCAAACTCCTATAGTCCATTGCAAGGGCGTGTGCGTCAAAATAGCCTgagggaaagaacaaaagaaaaacctcaagGCTTTGCTCATTTCTCTGCAGGCCTTCAGTACCAAAGACAGCCCTTCCTAGCAAATAAATACGTACAGCCTTAAAAACGGCATGCACGGGTTCTTATGAAGGTCCAAATATTCGGGAGTCAACCAAAGTCTTCGCATTAATCAACAGGAGAAGTACGTCTTTGCTAATGCAAGTTCAAAGCCCAATTAGaagctgctgagcagaaagtggAATTATACCCTACCAGCAGATGAAACTATGTTCATTCCTTTAATGTTTtcccccaacaacaacaaaaaatacatcAAGGACAGAGAAACCACAGAACAGTGAAATTCATTAGACACACAGATGTAAGTTATCATCATGGAGCTTTTAGGCACTTGGTCCTGAGTAAAGCATTTTCCGgctggagacagacacacagaccctGGTCTCCTATCTTCTGTTAGGTTTTCTCTAATTAACCACAACAGGTTTCTTTCCTCAAGAGTCATGTAGGAGCTTACTTTTTAACGCTGTCGATAAAATAAAGAccataatactttaaaaaaaaaaaaaaagtctttttctcaAAATGTCAATAAACAAATGTGGTGAAATCTACCTGATCTTAATCAGGACTGTTACAACTTTAGGGCACCTCTCACATAAAAGGTATTCTCCAAAAGAAGGCACATTAGCTCACTCCGGAAGAGGACTAGAGTGAGGAATTCACTGGAGAATATGTGCATTTGCAAATGCCTTGACCGGCGACTGTACACGCCACAccattctctccctacccccaagcCACGCAGCAAAAAAATAAGGCAGCGACTGCACCAAAGCTGGCCTGCAGCGGCTGCTCTTTCCATCCAGAACACTCAGGGCCGCCACTAGACTTGCCACTACAGTGACATGTACCTTTCCCTCCTGCAGTGTGCAGCATTTTCAGGTGATCCACGGTCATCTGGAGGATTTCGGCTTTTTCTAGCTTAGCAGATCCCTAAAGAAGAATatggccaaaaaagaaaaaaaaaaaattagttggcACCAAgtgcctttgggggaaaaaattaaaatagacacGCATGTATATGCTCTCTAAATCATAAAAGTACAAACTAAAGCAAAATGGGTTGTCTTCGCAAAATATGTTGGAATCCGTATGTGATTCATCTCTAGCACAAGCAATATGGTTATTTTTCGAGACACAGATGAGGTTCAGATTAATGAGGGTAAGGATTCCAAAGGTGTGGACAGCTACGGTGAGAGCTCTACGCACTTTTCTCCATTACCTGCTTCTCAAAGGCACTGGGTACCAGCCGCCTTAGCTCAGACAAACTGTTATTAATCCGGTCCCGTCGGCGCTTCTCGATGATCTGTAGAAAGCAGGCAAAACAAAGGGGGATATTTCCATCAAGActgtaaatttcaaaatgaagCAAGGTAGTTCTTTCcattaattaataacaaaacaaaacaagaagcacTGTAAAGAGACTCACGCCTCTTCGTCTTTTCCTGGCCAAGATCTGTGAAGATGTAGTTGGGGACATGGAACCTAGAGCCGAACTCAAGTTTCtgaatgaagggagggaaaaaaaaacaagaatcgCTGTTAAGCGAGGGGAGGTGATATGAGGGGTCTCCCCCACGCCCTCCCCGCACTCAAGGCTGTTTTGGCAACTTGGGTTTGGAAGCGCTTCGGGGGTCCTTCACCCCGGACGGCGGCCGGACCAAGATGCGCAGAGGTCAGCGGAGGGCACCGACGTGCCCCGGCCCTCGCCCGCTGTCACCGCGGCCAGCCGACGCTCGCCTCCTTCCGCGCGGCCGCGGCCAACTCACCCATTCTCATCCGCACTCTCCTTTTCCACTTCGATGGTCTCGTCCAGCTCGCTATCCGAGGAGCTGTACTCGGGGTGGGCTCGCTTCATGCTGGCTGCGTGGGGGCTGCGGGGGAGGTTGGCGCGGCGGGCAGGGAGGAGTTAACAGCAGCGGCGCCTCTCCGCGCTCGGGGGCTCGCGTTCTGCACACACTGATCCCGCTCACGCTCAGCCTCCGGTTAAAATTCAACCATCCCTTTCCCACGCTGCGCCCCTACTCAGGTCccgggggagggcaggaggggtggaggaggcGGGCGAgggggcggaggggcggggcggcggcTCCAGGGCAACAGCCTCCCCTCCGCCAACCGGCTTCTCGCTCCGTTGATTGGCAGCCGCTCCGGGGAGGGACCAGAACGAGGCTCAGGGCGAGGGCgaaccccgcccccgccctccacGCCGGCCCCTGCCCGGCGGCGGTGCGTCGGCTCCGCGGGGGCTCCGCTGGGTCTCTGCTGCGGGCGGGGGCAGAGGAGGCGCGGGCGGCTGTGGGCCGGCGGCGGGCAGGCGGGGGAGGCCGGGCCGGGACACAAGCCCGCCGgcggccgcggccccgccccgccccgcgcgccccgaTTGGCCTGGACGCACGCCAGGGCCGCGCCTGCAGCGCCGCCGGTGAGCCGCACGCGCCGCGGGCCGTGGGAAAGTGCCGGCGCCACGGCCGCCAGCCAATCCGGGCGgccggcggcggcgacggcggccgcgctggcggcggcggcggcggcgctgggCGTCCGCATGAATGGAGAAGAATGGGCAGGCGGGGGAGCGGGGCCGCGCGAGGGCGCGCCGGCGGAGGCTGGGCGGCCGCGGGCCGGGCCCCCCGTGTGAACCTGTAATCGGAGCCCGGGCGCCGGGCGGCCCCGGAAACCGCCGCCCTGCGCCGCGGTAAATCTCGGCTGCGGGGCCACCCGTGCCCGGCGGCGGGAGGCGCGCGCCGCTGGCGGAGCCGGGCCCGATGCACCTGGCCGGGTGGCGCGCCGGCCGCTCCGTGGGGGCTGCAGGGCGCCGGCGGGGAGCAGAGCCCATGCACCGCCGCAGTGGCCACCAGCAAGACGTGGTTTCTGGGGATGTCGTTTTTCGTTTTGGGGGTGGACCGTGTCCCCACATGCAGCCAGCCTAGCTTCTGCAGGgcttcccatcctccagagtGGAATGAGTACCCTGTGCATCTAATTTCCGGCCAAGTGGAACGCTTGTTTTCTCGGCTGactaggtggaaaaaaaaaaaaaaaaaagacccctggGGATATCCAttatggttttttgttgttttttgttttttgttttttgttttttgtttttctgttgttgttttttgtttccagGCTTTGGCGGCCAGATCTCTCAGCGGGCGACAGGGTGGCGGGGCTGGGCATTTGCGTCTGAGGCCGCCCTCTCTGCGGGAATGCACGTCTCTGACCcttacacacacgcgcgcgtacacacacacacacacacagacaccacaTCTCCGGCTTGGGTTCTTGGCGTGTACGGGGATCTCTGCGAAGCTACCCAAGTCCTCCAGAAGATACTGGGGGAGAAAATTGTGTATCTCTGGCCTGATGCCCTATTTGAGGATTTGTGGAAGCAGCCGGATGGGTGTTTTGAATTTGGAAATCCAGGGTTCTCTATCCCTTACAAAGGAGCAGAGCAATTGGTATTCCCCTCAGGTCCGTTCTTTGGCTGCTGACCTTGCAGTCCTGTCACTGAAGGAGCACTTGATAGATACTGAGGATAAGAAACATTTTCTcacttttgcaaatatcttcaccgtTTCTGTCGCTGTTCAGTTAGTGAGTCATGAGCCCAGTGCCATCTTAACACATTTGAGGCGCCACATCCTAATAGGTGTGTTGGATTTTAACCCCTCATCTCCACACACATATTATTCCACCTCCAGGCTCCCACTGAACTCTTGTTTCACTTCAACTTCACCTCCAGGCCCTCACTCCTTTTCCTGgtctcctctgcttccctctctaggCTGGGTCCCTCCCTCAAGccatgttggattttttttcttgcccttgTGGCCTGATATCCCCCCACATGCCACCTGTCAGTTGTCCACCCAAGATCAACCGCATTTTCTGCTTACTCTGCCCAGACGCACAGGTAACAGCTCTTTGGGGGTTGACAGAGGTTCAGCCTCCCAAACTCCTTTCCAACCTCCACAGTCTTCAGTCAGTCCTATCGTTCACTGccacctgcctcttccctcacccccagAACCTGATGGTCCAGGCATAGGAAACCCTCCACCACTCCCCTCTGCCGTCCAGAAGTCCCTCTCGCATTCagtttcttccccccaccccagaaattAGTGtgactcctccctctctgtgATTCCGTGGTTCCCAGCCTCTGGAGTCTACAGAAAGTGAGACTTTCCTGCTTTGGCCCATTCATGCTGCCTTGCAGGGGCATAGGCGGGCTGCAGATAGATGGGCAAGAGGAAGGGACAACCTTGGGATTGAGGATTCCTGATTCCACACGACTACCTAGGCAAATTATTTCTCTCACATTCACTATTACTTTTTGTCAAAAATGAGGTTTACATTAAAGCATTACCTTTCTCTTGCTTCTCAATCCTGACTCTCATTTACTCATCCATCCAACTAATACTGAGGTCTTCTGTGTGCGGGGCCCTGTGCTAGCGCTTGAGAATGCAGTGGTGACCCAAGAGTGGTATGGCCACTGCCTTTCTAGAACTCACATCCTCCTCTGGGGAAAGGGTAGGATGGGGGAGCTAGACAATGAACAGGTGAAATCGCTGTAGATGTGCTAATGCTCGAAAGCACCTTGAAATACAAGGGGGTCAAGATATGCCATGAGGTCTGGAAAGGACTTTTCTGAGCTTGGGAAGGCACTTAACTAGGCGGTTCAGTTAGAGCCACCAAAGAAATGGCTGAGGTCCTGCCATGGGTAGCAGAATCATGGGAGAGAGTTGGACTGAGAGTATGAGGCCGAGTTTTCTGCCACCTGCACACTGGAGGGGATTTATCCCTGGAGGCCTTGAGTAAAGCAGGGCTGTAAACTTCTTAGCAGTCCCCTGAGCAAGACACAACCTGCAAAAGCGACCCACTCTCCAACCCAAGGGGGGCTGCCTAGACCTGGCCCCTCAGGAAAGGGCCTTTTTCCAAAGAGGGAGTATTTTTCATAGTCCACCTGTCCTGTGGTAGCAGCCTCTCCAGATTTGCACACAAGCCCATCTCCTGGTCTGTCTGTGGAATCTGGGTTTATTGACTCACTTATATCCAGCGCGTTgcctttctctgtgttctcttgcAGAAGGGATGCTCCAGACACGTTGGAAGGTATAGGTGCTCCGTATTTTGGAATTCACTCACAAGGCCAGGCTTAGGTTGGGCCTTCCCACAGTTGAACCAGTGAGACTGCCAGAGGGAAAGAGCCCATCCTCAAACTCCAAGTTCCAGCATTTCTGGATGAAAGAGCTTTACGGGTGGCCAACTGGCTGGAAGCGACACAAACAGTGGCTGGGTAGGGAACTGCCCAGGAAAAAGCCCTGAATCTTCAGTTGTCTATTCATCAGTGGTTTGGCTACAACTAAATCTTCAGTTGTCTATTCATCAGTGGTTTGGCCACTGTCAAGGTCCCTACCTGAGTGTCCAAATGAGGCCCTTTTTCTCAGTTTGCTAGGGAGCACAGGCGATCTTGACTGTAAGTGCTAGAAATGGTATACAGGAAGGCAAGAGACTATACCAGCACCCCCCCAAAAAGAGAGGGGCTGCTTCACTCTGGTCTTTTAGGCAAGTTGCTTCTTTATCCAGGCTGAAGCAAAACACCTTTGTTAAAACCACTTTCAGGTGAAGTCAGCCAGTGTTGGACACATCTGAGTCTTGCTTATGTAGTCACTTGCCACACTTGTATAAAGCCCcaactgtgtgctgggcactaaGCCAGGCTTGGAGCAACGAGCGGAAAAGCCCACAGTCTTCATCGAGCTGCTCACACGAGGGTGTGGTAAAGATTCCGTCAGACTAGCCTTAGCCCCACAACATTGAGCAAGTTACTCAGCCTCTTTAAACCCCGATTCtcgtatctgtaaaatggggatattcaTAATAGTGATTTTCCGGTGTCATTTTATATAAGATCAGGTCTATCAAGCATTTTAATGGTGCTTGGCCAAGAGGAAGCAAGCACTTAATAAACAGTTGCCGTCTTTATGAGCTATTAATATGCCTGATTCACCAATGAGTAAAACTGAGCACCGGGTTACCCCTCGGTTTTCTTCTGATGCTCTGTTACACATCTAATGAGgctgaaaggaggaaagaattatTACCTAGTAATtgga
This region of Mustela erminea isolate mMusErm1 chromosome 16, mMusErm1.Pri, whole genome shotgun sequence genomic DNA includes:
- the HEY1 gene encoding hairy/enhancer-of-split related with YRPW motif protein 1 isoform X1 — translated: MKRAHPEYSSSDSELDETIEVEKESADENGNLSSALGSMSPTTSSQILARKRRRGIIEKRRRDRINNSLSELRRLVPSAFEKQGSAKLEKAEILQMTVDHLKMLHTAGGKGYFDAHALAMDYRSLGFRECLAEVARYLSIIEGLDASDPLRVRLVSHLNNYASQREAASGAHAGLGHIPWGSAFGHHPHVAHPLLLPQNGHGNTGTTASPTEPHHQGRLASAHPEAPALRAPPSGGLGPVLPVVTTASKLSPPLLSSVASLSAFPFSFGSFHLLSPNALSPSAPTQAANLGKPYRPWGTEIGAF
- the HEY1 gene encoding hairy/enhancer-of-split related with YRPW motif protein 1 isoform X2; the protein is MTLEERNLLWLIRENLTEDRGYFDAHALAMDYRSLGFRECLAEVARYLSIIEGLDASDPLRVRLVSHLNNYASQREAASGAHAGLGHIPWGSAFGHHPHVAHPLLLPQNGHGNTGTTASPTEPHHQGRLASAHPEAPALRAPPSGGLGPVLPVVTTASKLSPPLLSSVASLSAFPFSFGSFHLLSPNALSPSAPTQAANLGKPYRPWGTEIGAF